One genomic region from Jiangella sp. DSM 45060 encodes:
- a CDS encoding HAD family phosphatase translates to MTSPLPATVLWDMDGTIVDTEPLWMSAEEALVRRHGGAWTHADSLALVGSDLLEAAAYIRDAGTIPMTPAQIVEHMLGEVLAGVRQGVTWQPGVFELLTELRTLGVPQALVTMSYRSLAEAVVSQLPGGLFGSVVTGDEVTNGKPHPEPYLTAARELGVDPAGCVVVEDSPRGAAAGLAAGAMVLSVPNAVAAVPEPGLVVIDSLDGVRAADLLALFEETRLDPV, encoded by the coding sequence GTGACTTCGCCTCTGCCTGCCACCGTCCTGTGGGACATGGACGGCACCATCGTCGACACCGAACCGCTGTGGATGAGCGCCGAGGAGGCGCTGGTGCGCCGTCACGGCGGCGCCTGGACCCACGCCGACAGCCTGGCCCTGGTCGGCAGCGACCTGCTGGAAGCGGCCGCCTACATCCGCGACGCCGGCACCATCCCGATGACGCCGGCGCAGATCGTCGAGCACATGCTCGGCGAGGTGCTGGCCGGCGTCCGCCAGGGCGTCACCTGGCAGCCGGGCGTGTTCGAGCTGCTCACCGAACTGCGGACGCTCGGCGTGCCGCAGGCCCTGGTGACCATGTCGTACCGGAGCCTGGCCGAGGCGGTCGTCTCCCAGCTGCCCGGCGGGCTGTTCGGCTCGGTCGTCACCGGCGACGAGGTCACCAACGGCAAGCCGCACCCCGAGCCGTACCTGACGGCGGCGCGCGAGCTCGGCGTCGACCCCGCCGGGTGCGTCGTCGTCGAGGACTCGCCGCGCGGCGCGGCCGCCGGGCTGGCGGCCGGAGCGATGGTGCTGTCGGTGCCGAACGCCGTCGCGGCGGTGCCCGAGCCGGGCCTCGTCGTCATCGACTCCCTCGACGGCGTGCGGGCCGCTGACCTGCTCGCCTTGTTCGAGGAGACGAGGCTTGATCCGGTGTAA
- a CDS encoding ABC transporter substrate-binding protein, with protein sequence MSLNRRLAAGAVAGTLALGLTACGGDDDDGSAEGGDGGGTLVFAGSAGPVIMDGSLVSDGESTRVINQVFEGLVRSEEGGTEIEPALAESWEASEDGLTWTFTLREGVTFHDGEALDAEAVCFNFERWYNFTGVLQSPAVSYYWGTVMGGFAVNEDPAMGESLYTGCEATDERTAVITLSRPSSAFLSALAMPAFTIASPAALQEFEADAVSGTGEAPSFDGTFGYEHPIGTGPFQFESWERGSEVRLTKYDDYWDEPAQVDELIFTVIPDGPARRQALENGEIDGYDLVDPADVDLLESGGFQILRRPAFNVAYLGFQQNVPPFDNLQIRQAIAHAIDFDNIIQTNYPEGAVRATQFMPPELFGWADDVTTYEYDPDKARELIAQSGVTDLTLPFWYPTDVTRPYMPNPQANWELMAADLEAVGFTIEPNTAPWNPDYLDATQTGGTPMFLLGWNGDFGDPDNFIGTFFQDVNPQFGSFDNPEIFAKLDEAEQETDQDARAALYQEANRMIMDFVPGIPYVHSEPAIAFREGVDGFVPDPLSNESFATVTVD encoded by the coding sequence ATGAGCCTGAACCGCAGGCTGGCCGCGGGAGCCGTGGCCGGTACCCTGGCCCTGGGACTCACGGCCTGTGGCGGAGACGATGACGACGGCTCCGCCGAGGGTGGCGACGGTGGCGGCACGCTCGTGTTCGCCGGTTCGGCCGGTCCCGTGATCATGGACGGCTCGCTGGTCAGCGACGGCGAGTCCACCCGGGTGATCAACCAGGTCTTCGAGGGCCTGGTCCGCAGCGAAGAGGGCGGCACCGAGATCGAGCCGGCGCTGGCCGAGTCGTGGGAAGCCAGCGAGGACGGCCTGACCTGGACGTTCACGCTGCGTGAGGGCGTGACGTTCCACGACGGCGAGGCGCTGGACGCCGAGGCCGTCTGCTTCAACTTCGAGCGCTGGTACAACTTCACCGGCGTCCTGCAGAGCCCCGCGGTCTCCTACTACTGGGGTACCGTGATGGGCGGGTTCGCCGTCAACGAGGACCCCGCCATGGGCGAGAGCCTCTACACCGGCTGCGAGGCCACCGACGAGCGCACGGCGGTCATCACGCTGTCGCGTCCGTCGTCGGCGTTCCTGTCCGCCCTGGCCATGCCGGCGTTCACCATCGCCAGCCCGGCCGCGCTGCAGGAGTTCGAGGCCGACGCCGTCAGCGGCACCGGCGAGGCGCCGTCGTTCGACGGGACCTTCGGCTACGAGCACCCGATCGGCACCGGCCCGTTCCAGTTCGAGTCCTGGGAGCGCGGCTCCGAGGTGCGGCTGACCAAGTACGACGACTACTGGGACGAGCCCGCACAGGTCGACGAGCTCATCTTCACCGTCATCCCCGACGGCCCGGCCCGCCGGCAGGCGCTGGAGAACGGCGAGATCGACGGCTACGACCTCGTCGACCCGGCCGACGTCGACCTGCTCGAGAGCGGCGGCTTCCAGATCCTGCGCCGCCCGGCGTTCAACGTCGCCTACCTCGGGTTCCAGCAGAACGTCCCGCCGTTCGACAACCTGCAGATCCGGCAGGCCATCGCGCACGCGATCGACTTCGACAACATCATCCAGACCAACTACCCCGAGGGTGCGGTCCGGGCGACGCAGTTCATGCCGCCCGAGCTGTTCGGCTGGGCCGACGACGTCACGACGTACGAGTACGACCCGGACAAGGCGCGCGAGCTGATCGCACAGTCCGGCGTGACAGACCTGACGCTGCCGTTCTGGTACCCGACCGACGTCACCCGGCCGTACATGCCGAACCCCCAGGCCAACTGGGAGCTGATGGCGGCGGACCTCGAGGCGGTCGGCTTCACCATCGAGCCGAACACGGCCCCGTGGAACCCGGACTACCTCGACGCCACCCAGACCGGTGGCACGCCGATGTTCCTGCTCGGCTGGAACGGCGACTTCGGTGACCCGGACAACTTCATCGGCACGTTCTTCCAGGACGTCAACCCGCAGTTCGGCAGCTTCGACAACCCGGAGATCTTCGCCAAGCTCGACGAGGCCGAGCAGGAGACCGACCAGGACGCCCGCGCCGCGCTGTACCAGGAGGCCAACCGGATGATCATGGACTTCGTGCCGGGCATCCCGTACGTCCACAGCGAGCCGGCCATCGCCTTCCGCGAGGGCGTCGACGGCTTCGTGCCCGACCCGTTGTCGAACGAGAGCTTCGCGACGGTCACGGTCGACTGA
- a CDS encoding ABC transporter permease: MLKFVVRRLLLLVPILLGLSLLLFVWLRALPGGPAQALLGERATAESVARIEELYGLNEPWYVQYWKFVSAAVRLDFGNSANTNRPVTEEMMRTFPATFELATAALIFAVGVGIPLGYFAARKYGSWLDNLSVSGSLLGVAVPVFFLAYILKYVFSVKLGWFPTQGRDDPRIDADHPTGLYVLDGIITGNLEASWDAIMHLVLPAIALGAIPLAIIVRITRASVLDVVHEDYVRTAEAKGLHERTITRRHVLRNALLPVVTVIGLSAGLLFSGAILTETVFAFDGVGRFIYEAITVRDYAVLQGFILVIAAMYVIVNLLVDVSYGLIDPRVRVR; the protein is encoded by the coding sequence ATGCTCAAGTTCGTCGTCCGGCGGCTCCTGCTGCTCGTCCCGATTCTGCTCGGGCTGTCGTTGCTGTTGTTCGTGTGGTTGCGCGCGCTCCCGGGAGGGCCGGCCCAGGCCCTCCTGGGGGAGCGCGCGACCGCCGAGTCCGTCGCCCGCATCGAGGAGCTCTACGGGCTCAACGAGCCCTGGTACGTCCAGTACTGGAAGTTCGTCTCCGCGGCGGTGCGGCTCGACTTCGGCAACAGCGCCAACACCAACCGGCCGGTGACCGAGGAGATGATGCGGACCTTCCCGGCCACCTTCGAACTGGCGACGGCCGCGCTGATCTTCGCGGTCGGCGTGGGCATCCCACTGGGCTACTTCGCGGCGAGGAAGTACGGCAGCTGGCTGGACAACCTGTCGGTGTCGGGCTCGCTGCTGGGCGTCGCCGTGCCGGTGTTCTTCCTGGCCTACATCCTCAAGTACGTGTTCAGCGTCAAGCTGGGCTGGTTCCCGACCCAGGGCCGGGACGACCCGCGCATCGACGCGGACCATCCCACCGGCCTGTACGTGCTCGACGGCATCATCACCGGCAATCTCGAGGCCAGCTGGGACGCGATCATGCACCTGGTGCTGCCGGCCATCGCGCTGGGCGCCATCCCGCTGGCCATCATCGTCCGCATCACCCGGGCCAGCGTGCTCGACGTCGTGCACGAGGACTACGTGCGCACGGCCGAGGCGAAGGGCCTGCACGAGCGGACGATCACCCGACGGCACGTGCTGCGCAACGCGCTGCTGCCGGTGGTGACCGTCATCGGGCTGTCGGCGGGGCTGCTGTTCTCCGGTGCCATCCTGACCGAGACGGTGTTCGCCTTCGACGGCGTCGGCCGGTTCATCTACGAGGCGATCACCGTGCGCGACTACGCCGTCCTCCAGGGGTTCATCCTGGTGATCGCGGCGATGTACGTCATCGTGAACCTGCTCGTCGACGTGTCGTACGGACTGATCGACCCACGAGTGCGGGTGAGGTGA
- a CDS encoding ABC transporter permease, which translates to MSLSEIEATTESEQVEPAGGNLRKEAWKRLRRDPVALVGFGLIGFFILVALLAPLIAPYAPDAQPGRGMITPTNIPGPSADHWFGLDASGRDEFSRVVYGARQSLLVGVVATLFGMIGGLILGTLAGALGGKVDAVVMRIVDIMLSIPGLLMAIAIAALLGASFWSVMIAIAIINIPVFARLLRGQMLAQRGSDYVLAAVSIGVRRRPIVFGHILPNSISPVIVQATLTLATAIIEAAGLSFLGLGSADPRVPEWGRMLADTQRYLASAPHLAFFPGIAIVIAALGFTMLGERLREAIDPKYRR; encoded by the coding sequence ATGAGTCTGTCCGAGATCGAGGCGACCACCGAGTCCGAGCAGGTCGAGCCGGCCGGCGGCAACCTCCGGAAGGAGGCGTGGAAGCGGCTGCGCCGCGACCCCGTCGCCCTCGTCGGGTTCGGCCTGATCGGGTTCTTCATCCTGGTCGCGCTCCTGGCGCCGCTGATCGCGCCGTACGCGCCGGACGCCCAGCCGGGCCGCGGAATGATCACGCCGACGAACATCCCCGGCCCGTCCGCGGACCACTGGTTCGGGCTGGACGCGTCGGGCCGCGACGAGTTCAGCCGCGTCGTCTACGGCGCCCGGCAGTCGCTGCTGGTCGGCGTGGTGGCGACGTTGTTCGGCATGATCGGCGGCCTGATCCTGGGCACCCTCGCCGGCGCCCTCGGCGGCAAGGTCGACGCCGTCGTCATGCGCATCGTCGACATCATGCTGTCCATCCCCGGCCTGCTGATGGCGATCGCGATCGCCGCGCTGCTGGGCGCCAGCTTCTGGTCGGTGATGATCGCCATCGCCATCATCAACATCCCGGTCTTCGCCCGGCTGCTGCGCGGGCAGATGCTCGCCCAACGCGGCTCCGACTACGTGCTGGCGGCGGTGTCGATCGGGGTGCGGCGGCGGCCGATCGTGTTCGGGCACATCCTGCCCAACTCGATCTCGCCGGTCATCGTCCAGGCGACGCTGACGCTGGCGACGGCGATCATCGAGGCCGCCGGGCTGTCGTTCCTGGGCCTGGGCAGCGCCGACCCGCGCGTCCCGGAGTGGGGCCGCATGCTCGCCGACACCCAGCGCTACCTGGCCTCCGCGCCGCACCTGGCGTTCTTCCCCGGCATCGCGATCGTCATCGCCGCACTGGGCTTCACCATGCTCGGCGAGCGGCTGCGCGAGGCCATCGACCCGAAGTACCGGCGGTGA
- a CDS encoding ABC transporter ATP-binding protein, translating into MTSSEPLLDVRDLSVTFTRKGGPTVRAVDGVSFTVRPGETVSLVGESGSGKSVTSLAVMGLLPRRGVRVGGQVLFDGDDLLTLPRDRMRDIRGRDVAMVFQDPMSSLNPVVPIGVQVTEVLERHQDLSGEKARSAAADLLARVGIPDPDRRLKEYPHQLSGGMRQRALIAMALACQPRLLIADEPTTALDVTIQAQIIELLKELVQDTGAALVLITHDLGIVAGLCDTVHVMYSGRVVESAGRRELFAQPRHPYTGGLLGSVPRLDAPRGSPLHPIPGSPTDVLRWDRGCAFAPRCQNRVDACIGGPPPLEAYAGRSLRCLNPLTESEEVSA; encoded by the coding sequence GTGACCAGTTCCGAACCCCTGCTCGACGTCCGCGACCTGTCGGTCACCTTCACCCGCAAGGGCGGGCCGACGGTGCGGGCGGTCGACGGCGTCTCGTTCACCGTCCGGCCGGGCGAGACCGTCAGCCTGGTGGGCGAGTCGGGCAGCGGCAAGTCGGTGACGTCGCTGGCGGTCATGGGGCTGCTGCCGCGCCGCGGCGTCCGCGTCGGCGGCCAGGTGCTGTTCGACGGCGACGACCTGCTGACGCTGCCGCGCGACCGCATGCGCGACATCCGCGGCCGCGACGTCGCCATGGTGTTCCAGGACCCGATGTCGTCGCTCAACCCGGTCGTGCCGATCGGCGTGCAGGTCACCGAGGTGCTGGAACGGCACCAGGACCTGAGCGGAGAGAAGGCGCGCTCGGCGGCCGCGGACCTGCTGGCCCGCGTCGGCATCCCGGACCCGGACCGCCGGCTGAAGGAGTACCCGCACCAGCTCTCCGGCGGCATGCGCCAGCGTGCCCTGATCGCGATGGCGCTGGCCTGCCAGCCGCGGCTGCTGATCGCCGACGAGCCCACCACGGCGCTCGACGTCACCATCCAGGCGCAGATCATCGAGCTGCTCAAGGAGCTGGTGCAGGACACCGGCGCCGCGCTGGTGCTGATCACGCACGACCTCGGCATCGTCGCCGGGCTGTGCGACACCGTCCACGTCATGTACTCCGGCCGGGTGGTCGAGTCGGCGGGACGGCGCGAGCTGTTCGCCCAGCCGCGGCACCCCTACACCGGCGGACTGCTCGGGTCGGTGCCCCGGCTCGACGCGCCGCGCGGCTCCCCGCTGCACCCGATCCCGGGCTCGCCGACAGACGTGCTGCGCTGGGACCGCGGCTGCGCGTTCGCGCCGCGCTGCCAGAACCGCGTCGACGCCTGCATCGGCGGGCCGCCGCCGCTGGAGGCGTACGCCGGCCGGTCGCTGCGCTGCCTGAACCCGCTCACCGAGTCCGAGGAGGTGTCCGCATGA
- a CDS encoding ABC transporter ATP-binding protein has protein sequence MSDDALLSVRGLEVHFPIRSGIIVERQIGSVKAVDGVDLDIPRGATVGLVGESGCGKSTLGRAILRLVEPTAGTVTFDGTDLRTLAGESLRRMRRQLQMVFQDPMASLDPRQNVQSVLSEPLRAHGIGGDHRARVRELLNVVGLPASAANRYPHEFSGGQRQRIGIARAIALEPQLIVADEPVSALDVSIQAQVVNLLEELQDRLGLTYLVIAHDLAVVRHIADVVAVMYLGGLVEQAPSDDLYATPLHPYTKALMSAVPIPDPEVEDTRQRILLQGDLPSPSNPPAGCRFHTRCPFRQPTRCADERPALRTIAGHPEAHTVACHWAEDIEAGRIRPAASAVVEPDPEHAPDPAA, from the coding sequence ATGAGCGATGACGCACTGCTGTCCGTCCGCGGGCTCGAGGTCCACTTCCCGATCAGGTCCGGCATCATCGTCGAGCGGCAGATCGGCTCGGTCAAGGCCGTCGACGGCGTCGACCTCGACATCCCGCGCGGCGCGACCGTCGGCCTGGTGGGGGAGTCCGGCTGCGGCAAGTCCACGCTCGGCCGGGCCATCCTGCGGCTGGTCGAGCCGACCGCCGGCACCGTCACGTTCGACGGCACCGACCTGCGGACGCTGGCCGGCGAGTCGCTGCGCCGCATGCGCCGTCAGCTGCAGATGGTCTTCCAGGACCCGATGGCCAGCCTCGACCCGCGGCAGAACGTCCAGTCGGTGCTGAGCGAGCCGCTGCGCGCCCACGGCATCGGCGGCGACCACCGCGCCCGGGTGCGCGAGCTGCTGAACGTCGTCGGGCTGCCGGCGTCGGCGGCGAACCGGTACCCGCACGAGTTCTCCGGCGGCCAGCGCCAGCGCATCGGCATCGCCCGGGCGATCGCGCTGGAGCCGCAGCTGATCGTCGCCGACGAGCCGGTGTCCGCGCTGGACGTGTCGATCCAGGCGCAGGTGGTGAACCTGCTGGAGGAGCTGCAGGACCGCCTCGGCCTCACCTACCTCGTCATCGCGCACGACCTCGCCGTCGTCCGGCACATCGCCGACGTCGTCGCCGTCATGTACCTGGGCGGGCTGGTCGAGCAGGCGCCGTCGGACGACCTGTACGCCACGCCGCTGCACCCGTACACGAAGGCGCTGATGTCGGCGGTGCCGATCCCGGACCCCGAGGTCGAGGACACCCGGCAGCGCATCTTGCTCCAGGGCGACCTGCCGTCGCCGTCCAACCCTCCGGCCGGCTGCCGGTTCCACACCCGCTGCCCGTTCCGCCAGCCCACCCGCTGCGCCGACGAGCGGCCGGCGCTGCGGACGATCGCCGGGCATCCGGAGGCGCACACGGTGGCCTGCCACTGGGCCGAGGACATCGAGGCCGGGCGCATCCGGCCCGCCGCCAGCGCCGTCGTCGAGCCCGACCCGGAGCACGCGCCGGACCCCGCGGCCTGA
- a CDS encoding ABC transporter permease: protein MIRATLKSLAARKLRLAMSAFAIVLGVAFVAGSYVFTDTIDRTFDDIFGGLSSDVVVRPDLPGEADLFTGFATGTTTTIPSGLVDDVADLPGVERADGEIENQSFFVLDSDGDLMTTQGAPGIAVNWHDGPNAEGDPVLDLVDGELPAGPGEVALDDRTFENSGYQIGDDVQFVGTGDDPRVTAELVGVVRFGESGSLAGASLSVFETGYAQQLFLDGEDAYSRISVTAADGTSPEEVRDEISAILPGDFEALTGADVDDETASAIEEGLGFFNTFLLVFAAIALFVGVFLILNTFSILVAQRSQEMALYRALGAGRRQVTRSVLLEAFVVGVVGSTLGLLLGLGVAQLLKTVFGAFGLELAGGLVLQPRTVVISYVVGIVVTMVAAYVPARRASKVPPIAAMRDDVVSTESSRKVHLWVGGALTLLGAAAMATGLFADVDDAALMVGAGIFAVFIGVALLAPVLATPVLRVVAGWYPSAFGTVGRLARENALRNPRRTAATSSALMIGMALVTAISIVGASANATVDKALDDGVRAQFVVSNAVGQPFSPGIAEQVAQVDGVDEVVSVRMSGGLVDGDQTFLQSFDPVAYSRAADLEMVAGTDELGPGQFLIGEDQAESKGLSVGDTVRLQLPGSDEEIELAGIYAQSPLLAGGLVVSHQTLADGAVPALDSMLYVIADDGADLAGVHESLDAATADVPTVTVQDQEEYKQQSRDQVNQLLFLVYALLGLAVLIAVLGIVNTLALSVMERTREVGLLRAVGLSRRQLRRTIRLESIAIAVLGAVLGVALGLLFGVSLQRAIADDGLEVLSIPGGQLVVFVVLAAIVGVLAAVWPARRAAKLDVLRAITTE from the coding sequence ATGATCCGCGCGACCCTCAAGAGCCTGGCCGCGCGCAAGCTGCGGCTGGCCATGAGCGCGTTCGCCATCGTGCTGGGCGTGGCGTTCGTGGCCGGGTCGTACGTGTTCACCGACACCATCGACCGCACCTTCGACGACATCTTCGGCGGCCTGTCCTCCGACGTCGTCGTGCGGCCCGACCTCCCCGGCGAGGCCGACCTGTTCACCGGCTTCGCCACCGGCACCACCACGACCATTCCGTCGGGGCTGGTCGACGACGTCGCCGACCTGCCCGGGGTCGAGCGGGCCGACGGCGAGATCGAGAACCAGAGCTTCTTCGTCCTCGACTCCGACGGCGACCTCATGACCACCCAGGGCGCGCCCGGCATCGCCGTCAACTGGCACGACGGCCCCAACGCCGAGGGCGACCCGGTGCTCGACCTGGTCGACGGCGAGCTGCCCGCCGGCCCCGGCGAGGTCGCGCTCGACGACCGCACGTTCGAGAACTCCGGCTACCAGATCGGCGACGACGTCCAGTTCGTCGGCACCGGCGACGACCCGAGGGTGACGGCCGAGCTGGTCGGCGTCGTCCGGTTCGGCGAGTCCGGCAGCCTGGCCGGCGCCAGCCTGTCGGTGTTCGAGACCGGCTATGCCCAGCAGCTGTTCCTCGACGGCGAGGACGCCTACAGCCGCATCTCGGTCACGGCCGCCGACGGCACCAGTCCCGAGGAGGTCCGCGACGAGATCAGCGCCATCCTGCCGGGCGACTTCGAGGCGCTCACCGGCGCCGATGTCGACGACGAGACCGCGTCGGCCATCGAGGAGGGGCTCGGTTTCTTCAACACCTTCCTGCTGGTGTTCGCCGCCATCGCGCTGTTCGTGGGTGTGTTCCTCATCCTCAACACGTTCTCCATCCTGGTGGCGCAGCGCTCGCAGGAGATGGCGCTGTACCGCGCGCTCGGCGCCGGCCGGCGTCAGGTCACGAGGTCGGTGCTGCTCGAGGCGTTCGTCGTCGGCGTCGTCGGCTCGACACTCGGGCTGCTGCTCGGCCTCGGCGTCGCGCAGCTGCTCAAGACGGTGTTCGGGGCGTTCGGGCTGGAGCTGGCCGGCGGGCTGGTGCTGCAGCCGCGCACCGTCGTCATCTCCTACGTCGTCGGCATCGTGGTCACCATGGTGGCCGCGTACGTCCCGGCTCGGCGGGCGTCGAAGGTCCCGCCCATCGCGGCCATGCGCGACGACGTCGTGTCCACCGAGTCGTCGCGGAAGGTGCACCTGTGGGTCGGCGGCGCGCTGACGCTGCTCGGCGCGGCGGCCATGGCCACGGGTCTGTTCGCCGACGTCGACGACGCGGCGCTCATGGTCGGCGCCGGCATCTTCGCGGTGTTCATCGGCGTGGCGCTGCTGGCGCCGGTGCTGGCGACGCCGGTGCTGCGGGTGGTGGCCGGCTGGTACCCGTCGGCGTTCGGCACCGTCGGCCGGCTGGCCCGCGAGAACGCCCTGCGCAACCCGCGCCGCACGGCGGCCACGTCGTCGGCGCTGATGATCGGCATGGCGCTGGTCACGGCCATCTCCATCGTCGGCGCGTCGGCCAACGCGACGGTCGACAAGGCCCTCGACGACGGCGTCCGCGCCCAGTTCGTCGTCTCCAACGCGGTCGGGCAGCCGTTCTCGCCCGGCATCGCCGAGCAGGTCGCCCAGGTCGACGGCGTCGACGAGGTGGTGTCGGTGCGGATGTCCGGCGGCCTCGTCGACGGCGACCAGACGTTCCTCCAGTCGTTCGACCCCGTCGCGTACAGCCGGGCGGCCGACCTCGAGATGGTCGCCGGCACCGACGAGCTCGGCCCCGGCCAGTTCCTCATCGGCGAGGACCAGGCCGAGTCGAAGGGGCTGTCCGTCGGAGACACCGTCCGGCTGCAGCTGCCCGGCTCCGACGAAGAGATCGAGCTGGCCGGCATCTACGCGCAGTCGCCGCTGCTGGCCGGCGGCCTGGTGGTCAGCCATCAGACGCTGGCCGACGGCGCAGTGCCGGCGCTCGACTCCATGCTGTACGTCATCGCCGACGACGGCGCCGACCTCGCCGGCGTCCACGAGAGCCTCGACGCGGCCACCGCGGACGTCCCGACGGTCACCGTCCAGGACCAGGAGGAGTACAAGCAGCAGTCGCGCGACCAGGTCAACCAGCTGCTGTTCCTGGTGTACGCGCTGCTCGGGCTGGCGGTGCTGATCGCCGTCCTCGGCATCGTCAACACGCTGGCGCTGTCGGTCATGGAGCGCACCCGCGAGGTCGGGCTGCTGCGGGCGGTCGGCCTGAGCCGGCGCCAGCTGCGGCGCACCATCCGGCTCGAGTCCATCGCCATCGCCGTCCTCGGCGCCGTCCTGGGTGTCGCCCTCGGCCTGCTGTTCGGGGTGTCGCTGCAACGCGCCATCGCCGACGACGGGCTCGAGGTGCTCTCCATCCCGGGCGGTCAACTCGTCGTGTTCGTCGTGCTCGCCGCCATCGTCGGCGTCCTGGCCGCCGTCTGGCCGGCCCGCCGCGCCGCCAAGCTCGACGTGCTGCGCGCCATCACCACCGAGTAG
- a CDS encoding ABC transporter ATP-binding protein has product MTTEPSSPRTAARAVDLTKIYGKDDTRVVALGGVTVEFTAGRFTAIMGPSGSGKSTLMHCMAALDSSTSGEVYIGDTELSGLNDKELTKLRRDKIGFVFQAFNLIPTLTAKENITLPLDIAGSSVDKEWFDNVIATVGLADRLGHKPNQLSGGQQQRVACARALVSKPEIIFADEPTGNLDSRSGTEVLSFLRRSVREFGQTIVMVTHDPNAAAYSDRVLFLADGQIVDEMADPTAEKVLERMKGFDAVGQQA; this is encoded by the coding sequence GTGACGACGGAACCCAGCTCGCCGCGCACGGCGGCCCGCGCCGTTGACCTGACGAAGATCTATGGCAAGGACGACACCCGGGTGGTGGCGCTGGGCGGTGTGACGGTGGAGTTCACCGCCGGCCGGTTCACCGCCATCATGGGCCCGTCCGGCTCCGGCAAGTCCACGCTCATGCACTGCATGGCCGCGCTGGACTCGTCGACGTCGGGTGAGGTGTACATCGGCGACACCGAGCTGAGCGGGCTGAACGACAAGGAGCTGACCAAGCTCCGCCGCGACAAGATCGGCTTCGTGTTCCAGGCCTTCAACCTGATCCCGACGCTGACGGCCAAGGAGAACATCACGCTGCCGCTCGACATCGCCGGCAGCTCCGTCGACAAGGAGTGGTTCGACAACGTCATCGCGACGGTCGGCCTGGCCGACCGGCTCGGGCACAAGCCGAACCAGCTCTCCGGCGGGCAGCAGCAGCGCGTGGCCTGCGCTCGGGCGCTGGTCAGCAAGCCCGAGATCATCTTCGCCGACGAGCCCACCGGCAACCTCGACTCCCGGTCCGGCACCGAGGTGCTGTCGTTCCTGCGCCGTTCGGTCCGCGAGTTCGGCCAGACCATCGTCATGGTCACCCACGACCCCAACGCCGCCGCCTACTCCGACCGCGTCCTGTTCCTCGCCGACGGCCAGATCGTCGACGAGATGGCCGACCCGACGGCCGAGAAGGTGCTCGAGCGCATGAAGGGCTTCGACGCCGTGGGACAGCAGGCATGA
- a CDS encoding response regulator transcription factor, translating into MTAQPIRVLLVDDQPLLRTGFRMILEAESDIAVVGESGDGEQAVADARALQPDVVLMDIRMPRVDGVQATRQITGAARETTPRVLVLTTFDLDEYVVEALRAGASGFLLKDVPAEDLVTAIRTVSRGDAVVAPSITRRLLDMFASRFPATDSPTPANLAHLTDREREVLTLVARGYSNAEIAAELVVSETTVKTHVGNVLTKLSLRDRVQAAVYAYESGLVQPGAL; encoded by the coding sequence ATGACGGCCCAGCCCATCCGGGTGCTGCTGGTGGACGACCAGCCGCTGCTGCGCACCGGTTTCCGCATGATCCTCGAGGCCGAGTCCGACATCGCCGTCGTCGGCGAGTCGGGCGATGGCGAGCAGGCGGTGGCCGACGCGCGGGCGCTGCAGCCCGACGTCGTCCTCATGGACATCCGCATGCCGCGCGTCGACGGCGTGCAGGCGACCCGCCAGATCACCGGCGCCGCCCGCGAGACCACCCCGCGCGTGCTCGTCCTCACCACCTTCGACCTCGACGAGTACGTCGTCGAGGCGCTGCGGGCCGGGGCCAGCGGCTTCCTGCTCAAGGACGTGCCGGCCGAGGACCTCGTGACGGCCATCCGCACAGTGTCGCGCGGTGACGCCGTCGTGGCGCCGAGCATCACGCGGCGGCTGCTCGACATGTTCGCCAGCCGCTTCCCGGCCACCGACTCCCCCACGCCGGCGAACCTCGCGCACCTCACCGACCGCGAGCGCGAGGTGCTCACGCTGGTGGCGCGCGGCTACTCCAACGCCGAGATCGCCGCCGAGCTGGTGGTGTCCGAGACCACGGTGAAGACCCACGTCGGCAACGTGCTGACGAAGCTGAGCCTGCGCGACCGCGTCCAGGCCGCCGTCTACGCCTACGAGAGCGGCCTCGTCCAGCCCGGCGCCCTGTAG